One Bartonella tribocorum CIP 105476 genomic window carries:
- a CDS encoding MFS transporter, whose amino-acid sequence MTSILAFGFLFNGIRILTGAFIVFYMLEKGLTLIDIGIIKSFQAFIMMVTDIPLGYFADRKSYKISIVLAAAFAATWLFLMGVSTSFYGFLLAEAFNALSLTLIAGAYNALLVQYAKAKLTSTKKVLGSSSQYNYIGMFIFSLIGAYFADYSSQYIWYSAAFLMLMTTLFGLFFLDDLKGQRKPSQINSLQKNSLICEAKEMVSIFVKVPYISLCFYFSLIFFNIFSQYWQWIFKDHHIYVTYFDLGVTFSLILLSQLLASFLFTKLSETINFVLLLFFSVSMIFTVAFFEPRKEIAVILVCMIFYLIKYTYLRVEVVLHDRISDHFRATYESFLSTVGRLSLLVFFYMSASMVNVFGFFSLVYIFAVYLLIYLLAVFFLEGTRKKVQ is encoded by the coding sequence ATGACAAGTATATTAGCCTTTGGCTTTTTATTTAACGGTATAAGAATTTTAACAGGCGCTTTTATTGTCTTTTATATGCTGGAGAAAGGCTTAACGCTTATTGATATCGGGATCATTAAGTCATTTCAGGCTTTTATTATGATGGTTACCGATATTCCTCTGGGATATTTTGCTGATCGAAAAAGTTATAAAATATCAATCGTCTTGGCGGCGGCTTTTGCTGCCACATGGCTCTTTCTCATGGGCGTTTCTACAAGCTTTTATGGTTTTCTTTTGGCAGAAGCTTTTAATGCCTTATCGCTGACATTGATTGCGGGAGCTTATAATGCTTTACTTGTGCAATATGCAAAAGCAAAATTGACATCGACTAAAAAGGTGCTGGGATCAAGTTCTCAATATAATTACATTGGCATGTTTATATTTAGTTTGATTGGCGCCTATTTTGCTGATTATTCAAGCCAATATATATGGTATAGCGCGGCATTTTTAATGTTGATGACAACACTCTTTGGTTTGTTTTTTCTTGATGACCTCAAAGGACAGAGAAAACCAAGTCAAATAAATTCTCTTCAGAAAAATTCTCTCATTTGTGAAGCTAAAGAGATGGTCTCTATTTTTGTTAAAGTTCCTTATATCTCTTTATGCTTTTATTTTTCATTGATTTTTTTCAATATATTTTCGCAATATTGGCAGTGGATCTTTAAAGATCATCATATTTATGTCACTTATTTTGATCTTGGTGTGACATTTTCACTGATTTTGCTCTCGCAGCTTCTGGCTAGTTTTCTCTTTACAAAACTCAGTGAGACAATAAATTTTGTTTTATTGCTATTTTTTTCAGTTTCCATGATTTTTACAGTCGCTTTTTTTGAACCAAGAAAAGAAATTGCTGTCATTTTAGTCTGTATGATTTTTTATCTCATTAAGTATACCTATCTTCGTGTGGAAGTTGTTTTGCATGATCGTATTAGCGATCATTTTAGGGCTACATACGAGTCTTTCTTGTCAACCGTTGGAAGATTGAGCTTATTGGTATTTTTTTACATGAGTGCGTCTATGGTTAATGTGTTTGGCTTTTTCTCACTCGTTTATATTTTTGCCGTTTATTTATTGATTTATTTGTTAGCAGTATTTTTCTTAGAAGGAACGCGCAAAAAAGTTCAGTGA
- the ispG gene encoding flavodoxin-dependent (E)-4-hydroxy-3-methylbut-2-enyl-diphosphate synthase, translating to MNATYYLSKPLERRRSVGVAVGDVMVGGQNPVVVQSMTNTDTADVDATVSQVAALWQAGSQLVRITVDRDEAAAAVPKIRERLERLGFSIPLVGDFHYIGHKLLSEHPACAEALAKYRINPGNVGFGAKKDRQFAEIIEIASRYHKPIRIGVNWGSLDNALLTQLMNENAQQENPLSVAEVMRETVVQSALLSAALAEELGLGRDKIILSAKVSDVQDLIAVYTTLAERCDYALHLGLTEAGMGTKGVVASSVALGILLQQGIGDTIRISLTPEPGGDRTREVKVGQELLQVMGFRQFLPVVAACPGCGRTTSTVFQQLAQKIEADLHKNMPVWREKYPGVESLKVAVMGCIVNGPGESKHADIGISLPGVGESPAAPVFIEGQKVKTLRGDHIAEEFEGILSDYIHKRFGQG from the coding sequence ATGAACGCGACCTATTATTTGTCCAAACCTCTTGAACGCCGTCGCTCTGTTGGTGTTGCGGTTGGTGATGTTATGGTTGGGGGACAGAACCCAGTCGTTGTGCAGTCAATGACCAATACAGATACCGCTGATGTTGATGCGACCGTTTCTCAAGTGGCTGCTCTTTGGCAAGCGGGTTCACAATTGGTTCGGATTACTGTTGATCGTGATGAAGCAGCAGCAGCTGTACCAAAAATACGGGAACGATTGGAAAGATTAGGTTTTTCTATCCCATTGGTTGGGGATTTTCATTATATTGGCCATAAGCTTTTATCAGAGCATCCAGCGTGTGCTGAGGCACTTGCAAAATATCGCATCAATCCTGGAAATGTAGGTTTTGGCGCAAAAAAAGATCGTCAATTTGCAGAAATTATTGAGATTGCTTCTCGGTATCATAAACCTATTCGCATTGGCGTGAATTGGGGGTCGCTTGATAACGCGTTGTTGACGCAGCTTATGAATGAAAATGCACAGCAAGAAAATCCCTTATCGGTGGCTGAAGTGATGCGAGAAACTGTTGTGCAGTCGGCTTTGCTTTCGGCGGCTTTAGCAGAAGAGTTGGGGTTGGGACGGGATAAAATTATTCTTTCTGCTAAAGTGAGTGATGTTCAAGATCTCATTGCTGTCTATACCACCTTGGCAGAACGTTGTGATTATGCTCTTCATTTGGGATTAACGGAAGCAGGGATGGGGACAAAGGGGGTTGTGGCCTCTTCGGTGGCTTTGGGCATTTTATTACAGCAAGGGATTGGCGATACGATACGAATTTCATTAACGCCTGAACCTGGTGGTGATCGAACACGAGAAGTAAAAGTGGGGCAGGAACTTTTACAAGTGATGGGATTTCGGCAATTTCTCCCCGTGGTTGCAGCTTGCCCTGGATGTGGGCGTACAACTTCAACGGTCTTTCAGCAATTGGCGCAAAAAATTGAAGCGGATTTACACAAAAATATGCCCGTTTGGCGTGAAAAATATCCTGGGGTTGAAAGTTTGAAGGTGGCTGTGATGGGATGTATCGTCAATGGACCGGGGGAATCAAAACATGCGGATATTGGAATTTCATTGCCTGGTGTGGGGGAATCTCCAGCGGCACCTGTTTTTATTGAAGGACAAAAGGTAAAAACTTTGCGTGGTGATCACATTGCTGAAGAATTCGAAGGGATTTTGAGTGATTATATTCATAAACGCTTTGGGCAGGGTTAA
- a CDS encoding HlyD family secretion protein, with product MIKALRSKATIVAFLSGITGVLLILWAWRLPPFVSNIQITDNASIKGNVTLVSSQISGVIARIYVQDYQRVEKGMLLFELDDSLFRQQLARAQAVLDSKNAKLASIELQAQILQGEVNAAEAELARSRAFSNVVPDSKKLGFSDAAHSVSRPLSQLLAALETKRQLQRQLNLERQSLQSEVAGAKVSVELAKLNLDHTKILSPRTGYIGLVGARVGQYVMPGTQLVSVISDDIWIIANYKETQLSQMRVGQPVVFSVDALNNKKLTGRVVRFAPATGSEFSLLKTDTTIGNFIKIAQRISVRIALDPGQEGIEKLIPGMSVVTYVDTSQQVDSGG from the coding sequence ATGATAAAAGCGTTACGGTCAAAAGCGACGATTGTTGCATTCCTGTCGGGTATTACGGGTGTTTTGCTGATTTTGTGGGCTTGGAGACTTCCTCCTTTTGTGAGTAACATTCAAATAACGGATAATGCTTCCATTAAGGGTAATGTTACTTTGGTTAGTTCACAGATCTCTGGGGTGATCGCACGGATTTATGTGCAAGATTATCAACGCGTCGAAAAGGGAATGCTGCTCTTTGAGCTTGATGATTCTCTTTTTCGTCAGCAGCTTGCACGCGCACAGGCTGTTCTCGATTCAAAAAATGCAAAATTAGCCAGTATTGAATTGCAAGCTCAGATTTTACAGGGAGAAGTTAATGCTGCAGAAGCAGAATTAGCGCGCTCACGCGCATTTTCCAATGTTGTTCCTGATAGTAAAAAGTTAGGCTTTAGTGATGCAGCACATTCTGTTTCTCGTCCTCTTTCACAACTTTTGGCGGCACTGGAAACAAAACGACAATTGCAAAGACAATTAAATCTTGAACGGCAAAGTTTGCAGTCAGAAGTTGCGGGAGCAAAGGTGAGTGTTGAGTTGGCAAAACTTAATCTCGATCATACAAAGATTTTATCGCCTCGAACAGGCTATATTGGATTGGTTGGCGCTAGGGTAGGGCAATATGTTATGCCGGGGACGCAATTGGTCTCTGTTATTTCTGATGATATTTGGATTATTGCTAATTATAAAGAAACGCAACTTTCTCAGATGCGTGTGGGACAACCGGTTGTTTTTTCTGTTGATGCATTGAACAACAAAAAGTTAACAGGGCGTGTGGTTCGTTTTGCTCCAGCAACAGGCTCAGAGTTTTCATTGTTAAAAACGGATACGACAATTGGTAATTTTATCAAAATTGCACAACGTATTTCAGTACGGATTGCTTTAGATCCTGGTCAGGAAGGGATTGAAAAGCTCATTCCTGGGATGTCTGTGGTTACGTATGTGGATACTTCGCAGCAGGTCGATTCTGGAGGGTAA
- a CDS encoding MFS transporter has product MSGKKSTVVSAKRGGKPFPRPGRVFAGPLPKCFVYIFASLILQWAYGLGANIVQSNIVHLTGDFHATLTETTWLVAAYMAPNVSVAIMLIKIRYQFGLRAFAELSILGFVLVCALQLFVTDLRSALIIRFFAGIAAAPLASLALLYMMEAFAPAKKFTVGLSLNYMNAALAAPLSRLISPDLLENGGFSSLSALEMGLVLISLVCIYTLPLTPVVRSKVIQKLDWISYGLIALGLGLNAVIMSVGILYWWYEAPWIGWGLALAIFSLAVAIMIELNREKPLIDLRWIFSKEMIQSVFILLIFHVFLLERSNLPVGFFNLFGLLNREMAPMYFAVTLGTLLGGAVCVFFLRAGREDYFYLLSLGCLALGAYLDSRVNYLTRPQDMMLSQGLVSFSYALFLPPALFKGFAIAGERGPRYVLSFIAVFLLTQVTGGLMGSAFFGTLQFYFAHKNFESLTQNIVVTDPLISGEMNTLFSPSYGASVPHGFGSEQGTSLLIEKFKLTANIFAYDDVFRLYFYISMVVFVVFLITMVVKSCSLRALEKK; this is encoded by the coding sequence ATGAGCGGAAAAAAGAGTACGGTTGTGTCTGCCAAAAGGGGCGGAAAACCTTTTCCTCGTCCGGGTCGTGTTTTTGCGGGACCTTTACCAAAATGTTTTGTTTATATTTTTGCTTCTCTTATTTTGCAATGGGCTTATGGCTTAGGGGCCAATATTGTTCAGTCTAATATTGTCCATCTGACCGGTGATTTTCACGCAACTTTGACCGAGACAACATGGTTGGTCGCGGCTTATATGGCACCAAATGTCAGTGTGGCGATTATGTTGATCAAGATCCGCTATCAATTTGGATTGCGTGCTTTTGCTGAACTGTCAATCCTTGGCTTTGTTTTGGTTTGTGCGTTGCAGCTCTTTGTGACTGATTTGCGTTCGGCACTGATTATTCGTTTTTTTGCTGGGATTGCGGCTGCACCTTTGGCTTCGCTGGCACTGCTTTATATGATGGAGGCTTTTGCTCCAGCAAAGAAGTTTACTGTTGGTCTTAGTTTGAATTATATGAATGCGGCTTTAGCGGCACCTTTATCCCGTTTGATTTCTCCTGATTTGCTGGAAAATGGTGGCTTTTCCAGTCTTTCTGCTCTAGAAATGGGGTTGGTTCTCATCAGTTTGGTTTGTATCTATACTTTGCCTCTAACACCTGTTGTCCGTAGTAAGGTTATTCAAAAGTTAGATTGGATAAGCTATGGTTTGATTGCTCTGGGGTTGGGGCTTAATGCCGTGATTATGTCTGTTGGCATATTGTATTGGTGGTATGAAGCGCCATGGATTGGTTGGGGGCTCGCACTTGCTATTTTCTCTTTGGCTGTTGCTATTATGATTGAGCTTAATAGAGAAAAACCGTTGATTGATCTGCGTTGGATTTTCAGTAAAGAAATGATTCAATCTGTTTTTATTTTATTGATTTTTCATGTTTTCTTGTTGGAGCGATCCAATTTGCCCGTCGGTTTTTTTAATCTTTTTGGTTTGCTTAATCGTGAGATGGCACCTATGTATTTTGCGGTGACATTGGGAACCCTATTAGGGGGAGCTGTTTGTGTCTTTTTTTTACGGGCGGGGCGTGAGGATTATTTTTATTTGTTATCTTTGGGTTGCTTGGCACTTGGTGCTTATTTAGATAGTCGTGTCAATTATTTAACGCGTCCGCAAGATATGATGTTGAGCCAAGGATTGGTGAGTTTTAGTTATGCACTTTTTTTGCCTCCTGCTCTTTTCAAAGGGTTTGCGATCGCTGGTGAGCGAGGTCCGCGTTATGTTTTGAGCTTTATTGCTGTTTTTTTACTAACGCAAGTCACTGGGGGATTGATGGGATCGGCTTTTTTTGGCACCCTACAGTTTTATTTTGCCCATAAGAACTTTGAGTCCTTAACACAAAATATTGTTGTGACGGATCCGCTTATTTCTGGTGAGATGAATACCTTATTTTCGCCTTCTTATGGTGCTTCTGTTCCCCATGGTTTTGGGAGTGAGCAGGGTACTTCTCTCTTGATAGAGAAATTTAAGTTAACAGCAAATATTTTTGCTTATGATGACGTTTTTCGGCTTTATTTTTATATTTCAATGGTTGTATTCGTTGTTTTTCTTATCACAATGGTTGTTAAGTCATGCTCTTTGCGTGCATTAGAAAAAAAGTGA